The following is a genomic window from Chitinivorax sp. B.
GTCTCTGTGCATGACCCGAAGACCGACATCAACAAGTTTCGTGAAGATGTGGGCATGGTGTTTCAGCGTTTCAATCTGTTTCCGCATATGACTGTATTGGACAACATTTGCTTGGCGCCAATGACTGTTCGAAAAGTATCGCGTGACGAGGCTGTCAATCGAGCAAAGGAGTTATTGGTCAAAGTAGGTTTGTCCAATAAGGCTGATGCCTATCCAAATCAGTTATCTGGGGGGCAGCAGCAACGAGTGGCAATTGCTCGTGCCCTGGCAATGCGCCCAAAAGTCATGCTATTCGACGAACCGACTTCTGCGTTGGATCCGGAAATGGTAGGTGAAGTGCTGGACGTGATGAAGAGTTTGGCCGAAGAGGGCATGACCATGGTAATCGTGACCCATGAAATGGGCTTCGCCAAGGAAGTCGCTGATCGGGTGTTCTTCATTGATCAGGGAGTGATTATGGAACAGGGCTCGCCTGATCAGATCTTCGGGGCTGCCCAAAATGAGCGGACTCGGGATTTTCTCAGCAAGGTACTGTAAGACGGTTGTTCATGAATTGACCCAATGCCCGGCTACATCGCCCGGGCATTTTTCATTTACAGACCAGTGCTATGAGCCATAAAGCGGCAGGTGTATGATGCGCGCTTTCCAGCATTGAAGTGAATTTATGTCCCCGCATCCCAGCGCCCCGATCGGGGTGTTTGATTCCGGCGTCGGTGGTTTGACGGTTGTTCGAGCGTTAATGGAGCGCCTACCGTTTGAAGACATCGTCTATTTTGGTGACACAGCCCGGGTACCTTATGGTGTCAAATCCGTGGATACCATTCGCCATTTTACAGGTCAGATAACCCAGTTTTTGCTGGATAAACAGGTAAAGATGTTGATCATTGCCTGTAACACTATGGCGGCGGTGGCGGTGGATGTCGTACGAGATATGGCGAACGTGCCCGTGCTGGATGTAATCGAGGCTGGTGCGCGTAATGCAGTCTTGGTGTCAAAATCCAATGCGATCGGCGTGATCGGCACCCCGACAACGATCAACAGTAACGCCTACGCACGTAGTATTCACAGTTTGAATCCGGGAGTGCGGGTGTTTTCACAAGCATGTCCATTGTTTGTGCCATTGGTTGAGGAAGGCTGGTTGGATCATCCGGTAACCCGCATGACGGCACATGAGTATTTGCGACCTGTTTTTGTTGAGCAGATTGATACGTTGGTGCTGGGGTGTACCCATTACCCATTGTTGAAACCCTTGTTGCAAGAGGTTGCCGGACCACAAATTGCATTGGTGGATTCGGCTTCAGCCATGGCTGAGCAGACTGCCCAGATATTGTCGGAGCGGCAGTTGGCTAATTCAAGTCGGCAGGCGCCCCATTATCATTTTCATGTGACTGATATCCCATTGCGTTTCCAGACGATTGGTGAGCGTTTCCTGGGTCGTTCCTTATCCAATGTCGACATGGTGAAGTGGAACTGACAACATAATGTTCCTGCATATTGTCTTTTGCTTATAATCAGTCATAAAAATGGACTGTATTGGATAGCACGCTTGATTTGCTGTCTAAGCGTGTAGAAACAGAAATAGAGGAGAGTTCATGAATTCGTTAGTTGTTCAGATTGCTCAACGAGGCTTGTTGGCCATAATTGTCGTGGCCCTGGCTGCATGCGCCACCCCGATGGCCGAACAACCAGCGTCAAAGCCTGCAGAGCCTGCATCTGTGGCCGCTGTACCTGCGCCTGTCTCAACTGTGGTTCAAAGTGAATGGGTTGGTGATTATCAAGGTAAATGGACTGTGGATGGGTTGGGTCATTCTGGTAAGGCAACCTTGACTATTACCGCAGTGAACGGCAACCAGATCATGGGTGAAGCCACTTGGTTTGACACACCGTTTGGTGATTTGACCGAACCGGTATGGCAAAGTGAGATCAAGACAGACGGTACACTGACGGTGCGCCACAAAAACAATGCCGAGTATATGTTGAAGCTGGTTGACCGTAAGTTGCGTGGCAACTTCAAGTATGAAGTGTATACCGGTACATTGGATATGGACCGCAAGTAGTTCTTGGAAATGGGTGCTTAAAATCCAAGCTGATAGCGGCCTTTGGCCGCTTTTTCATTTTGCGGTGGATTGATCGGCATTGCAAACTGTGGGGTAGGGGATGAGCATGGTAAAATCCAAGACTTTTCTGCTACATCGGGAAGCCCCATGAACCTCTCCGCGCTGACTGCCCTTTCGCCGCTGGACGGCCGTTATCAATCCCAAGTTGCTGGCTTGCGTCCGCATTTCAGCGAATATGCGCTGTTCCACAACCGCATCAAGGTCGAAGTCGAGTGGTTGAAGGCATTGGCTGCCGAGCCCACCATCGCTGAGATTGCACCATTTTCGAAAAACACTATTGAGCAACTGGACTATGTTGTAGCTCATTTTTCCGAAACGGATGCCGACCAGGTCAAAGCGATCGAAGCTCGTACCAACCATGATGTCAAGGCGATCGAGTATTGGTTGAAGGAGCGCTTGTCTGACAATCCAGAAGTGATCAAGGCTAGTGAATTCATTCACTTTGCCTGTACGTCGGAAGACATCAACAACCTTTCTCATGCTTTGATGCTGAAAGCAGGTCGTGATCAAGTTGTACTGCCGCAACTGGATGCAATTGTTGCCAAGTTGACCGAACTGGCCCATGACTTGGCCGATATGGCCATGATGAGCCGTACCCATGGCCAACCCGCCAGCCCATCGACAATGGGTAAGGAAATGGCCAATGTGGTATACCGTTTGCGCCGACAGCGCGAGCAGATTGCTTCTGTCGCGTTGCTTGGCAAGATCAATGGAGCAGTGGGTAACTACAATGCACACTTGTCGGCTTATCCATCGTTTGACTGGGAGACATTCGCGCAGCGGTTTGTAGAGAGTCTGGGATTGACTTTCAACCCTTACACCATTCAGATTGAGCCGCATGATTACATGGCTGAGCTGTATGACGCGATTGCCCGTGCGAACACCATCCTGATCGATCTGGATCGTGATGTGTGGGGTTATATCTCCTTGGGTTACTTCAAGCAGAAGGTCAAAGCGGGTGAGGTGGGTAGCTCAACCATGCCGCATAAGGTCAATCCAATTGACTTCGAAAACTCCGAAGGCAACCTGGGCATGGCCAACGCGCTGTTGAATCATCTGTCGCAAAAGCTACCGATCAGCCGTTGGCAGCGTGATTTGACCGATTCAACCGTGTTGCGCAACATGGGTGTTGCACTGGGGTACTCCATGCTGGGCTATGTGGCTCTGGCGCGTGGGCTGGGTAAGTTGGAGGCCAATCCGCAGTTGATGCATGATGATCTGGGCGATAACTGGGAAGTACTAGCCGAGCCGATTCAAACCGTCATGCGTCGTTATGGCGTTCCCAACCCATATGAACAGCTGAAGGAGCTGACTCGTGGCAAGGCTGGCATCAGCAAGGATGTGCTACATGCTTTCATTCAGGATCTGCATATTCCGCAAGAGGCCAAGCAACGGTTGCTGGACATGACGCCGTGGAGCTACCTTGGCAAGGCTGCAGAACTAGCTCGCCGCGTGTAAGTGGAGCGTTTTAACGGAGGTTGTCAGCAAAAGGCCCGTGTATCGGGCCTTTTGTTTAAGGTGAACCTGGGATGTATTCAAGCAAAGCCTGGCAATGTTGAGTCAGCGTATTGGATAAATATGTTGCCGCAGGAAGATTGCCATCGCGTGCGGCATGCTCAGTGGCTTCAGCCAAGTCAGCGGTGACGGCCAGCCCAAGTTGTCTTGCACTACCCTTCAGTCGGTGTGTGGCACGGCAGATGGCCGAGTGGTCACCAGATCGGGTGGCGCTGTCGAGCTGTTCTATGCTTTCTTGCAAACCGAGTCTGAAAGCAGCTAGAAGTTCATCGCCCAAGGTCGTTCCCAATTCAAGGGACAGCTGCGCCAAAGTATCGTGCATGGCCTGCAGGTCGTGATCGACATTCAAGGTGCCAGTTGGGGTTGAATGGTTATCTGTGGTGGAATCGAGTGTTGTGGTTGTGTGGGTTGCTATGGCCATGCGATTAGGTTTCATACTGTTGAACCAGCGTTTCAGCACGCCTTCCAGTGCTGGTTGGGTCACAGGTTTGGATAAAAAGTCATTCATGCCAGCGTCGAGACAGCGCTGCCGATCGGATTCAAACGCGTTGGCTGTCAACGCAATGATGGGCACCAAGCTGTTTGGTGGAGGGAGACGGCGGATTTCTGTAGCTGCTTGATAGCCATCCATGACAGGCATCTGGCAGTCCATGAAAATCAGATCGTATGAGTGCTGACTTGCAGCATCCAGTCCCTGTGCGCCGTTGTTGGCAACATCAATCCGGCAACCAAGTTTTTGTAGCATCAGCGTGGCAACACGTTGATTGACCGGGTTGTCTTCCACCAGCAGTAAGTGAGGCATGGCCGCTGCAGCTTGCTCAGCAATCGTGCGAGCGGTAATCAAGCCAGTTTCTTCTGGCCGGGTCTGACGGTTGAGGACTAATCGTAAGCATT
Proteins encoded in this region:
- a CDS encoding amino acid ABC transporter ATP-binding protein: MIHVKSLQKAYGQVQVLRGINCEIAEKEVVCVIGPSGSGKSTFLRCINALEEISGGEVVVNGVSVHDPKTDINKFREDVGMVFQRFNLFPHMTVLDNICLAPMTVRKVSRDEAVNRAKELLVKVGLSNKADAYPNQLSGGQQQRVAIARALAMRPKVMLFDEPTSALDPEMVGEVLDVMKSLAEEGMTMVIVTHEMGFAKEVADRVFFIDQGVIMEQGSPDQIFGAAQNERTRDFLSKVL
- the murI gene encoding glutamate racemase, whose translation is MSPHPSAPIGVFDSGVGGLTVVRALMERLPFEDIVYFGDTARVPYGVKSVDTIRHFTGQITQFLLDKQVKMLIIACNTMAAVAVDVVRDMANVPVLDVIEAGARNAVLVSKSNAIGVIGTPTTINSNAYARSIHSLNPGVRVFSQACPLFVPLVEEGWLDHPVTRMTAHEYLRPVFVEQIDTLVLGCTHYPLLKPLLQEVAGPQIALVDSASAMAEQTAQILSERQLANSSRQAPHYHFHVTDIPLRFQTIGERFLGRSLSNVDMVKWN
- the purB gene encoding adenylosuccinate lyase produces the protein MNLSALTALSPLDGRYQSQVAGLRPHFSEYALFHNRIKVEVEWLKALAAEPTIAEIAPFSKNTIEQLDYVVAHFSETDADQVKAIEARTNHDVKAIEYWLKERLSDNPEVIKASEFIHFACTSEDINNLSHALMLKAGRDQVVLPQLDAIVAKLTELAHDLADMAMMSRTHGQPASPSTMGKEMANVVYRLRRQREQIASVALLGKINGAVGNYNAHLSAYPSFDWETFAQRFVESLGLTFNPYTIQIEPHDYMAELYDAIARANTILIDLDRDVWGYISLGYFKQKVKAGEVGSSTMPHKVNPIDFENSEGNLGMANALLNHLSQKLPISRWQRDLTDSTVLRNMGVALGYSMLGYVALARGLGKLEANPQLMHDDLGDNWEVLAEPIQTVMRRYGVPNPYEQLKELTRGKAGISKDVLHAFIQDLHIPQEAKQRLLDMTPWSYLGKAAELARRV